From the genome of Salvelinus namaycush isolate Seneca chromosome 10, SaNama_1.0, whole genome shotgun sequence, one region includes:
- the LOC120054749 gene encoding tight junction protein ZO-3-like isoform X1 — MNLKQALKLVSYSVTPPKPEMEELMIWEQHTITLSKDSKMGFGFAISGGRDKPNPDSGGTAVMVSDVVRNGPAMGRLFVRDQIVMVNGVSMENVYSTFTIQNLKSCGKTANITVKRPRKVQLPASTRPSRAASHSNLLDQDPPRRIRRYSDGSDQARNPDHYSARSTTSDRNETAHALPLMSGYKRLPHQDFLDKPIKTTLLKKKLTDEYGLKLGSQIFIKHMTETGLAAKEGTLQEGDLILKINGMTTENLSLLETKHLVEKSRGKLTMMVLRDDRKFLVSIPEVDDSAPNSEEDRHGHSSSELEDISDLDTDIPTRRNRVSRSATRERRTRRRAEQPPLLAKSRDQSPVRSTLSRPAAKAYPSRRAPSESESDRSASPPLVRKDSPDIADKYRTLSGVSMLPNPKASPGVLDWAAPRPSRPSSALRTRKVVSESDSDRSASPPPRRGESSRVPEDHSRYRVLPDLTHPGTLSASPISIRQDPPRRVSSPVKAPPPDSETESDSSSGPAQRQGTTHRQDSRSRYRATPLVAVEPQVEPPRWKAPSVTMSNHAKGRSGSESEASYSSVPRREFADSGGSSSRGSKNSYRALPEMQSSPAPLVRQDPPQRGMTPSRPVSDSSESDRAPSPPRRSGSTDVESNHSIPRRANGTVRYGISVKSNPPAYSKTEEPLYSLPPDSIPTPNLGYSSDLNTVSFVKEGSVGLRLVGGNDVGIFVGGVQPNSPAHEQGMKEGDQIMQVNGVDFGHFNREEAAMFLINIKRGEPVDIRTQNKMDIYKKILKSNLGDSFYIRTHFDNEAEGHNSLAFTRGEVFRVVDTMHRGKLGKWLAIRMGNDLHELDKGTIPNQTGAETLASMEQAQRASGGGGDRQVSGPRAEFWKLRGLRGAKKNVRRTRDDLLQLTIQGKFPAYERVLLREANFKRPIVILGPLNDVAMEKLAREMPDEYEVAEMVPRSSGADTASTVIKLDTVRRIAEKNKHPLLDITPTAVERLNYIQYHPMVLFLDPHSRKDVKAMRQRMCPNSNKSSRRLYAQALKMRKHCGHLFAARIALQPSSNVWYETLKDKIRHQQAKPVWVSEVTLEGGGEEELDALDRTHSDYLSAASDLEDTDGEAFTDGEVYTDNEDLEEPFDASNQPRISRPTALARSSEPAAEYHSPDPSPEPLGEVPPLMHVPEPRSTHRPSDSSPHDVVTDDTPSYHSFSDSDFSAIDPAVPTTHSDEHPDFIAPNPRIFVPEPPSAELLPESTPSVTMSVIEKKLQQTHMAEPQERKASPSFIVLAHHQAVQTRRTQIRGSDSSDDNGETEDFEWGPATEL; from the exons ATGAATCTGAAACAGGCGCTGAAACTGGTCAGTTATTCGGTGACACCACCG AAACCAGAGATGGAAGAATTAATGATATGGGAGCAGCATACTATAACACTAAGCAAA GATTCCAAGATGGGGTTTGGCTTTGCGATATCAGGGGGCAGAGACAAGCCGAACCCAGACTCAGGGGGCACAGCTGTGATGGTTTCAGATGTGGTGCGGAACGGACCCGCTATGGGACGGCTGTT CGTCAGAGATCAGATCGTCATGGTCAATGGAGTGTCCATGGAGAATGTCTACTCTACCTTCACCATCCAGAACCTTAAGTCATGTGGCAAAACAGCCAACATA acagtgAAGCGTCCTCGTAAGGTCCAGCTCCCAGCCAGCACCAGACCGTCGCGTGCCGCCTCCCACTCCAACCTGCTGGATCAGGACCCCCCACGGAGGATCCGACGCTACTCTGATGGCTCCGACCAGGCCCGCAACCCTGACCACTACAGCGCCCGTAGCACTACCTCCGATCGCAACGAGACCGCTCACGCCCTGCCACTTATGTCGGGGTACAAACGGCTGCCACACCAGGACTTCCTAGACAAGCCAATCAAAACCACCCTGCTGAAGAAGAAACTCACAGATG AGTATGGACTGAAGTTGGGAAGCCAAATCTTCATCAAACACATGACTGAGACGGGTCTGGCTGCCAAGGAGGGCACTCTGCAGGAGGGAGACCTCATTCTCAAG ATCAATGGCATGACAACAGAGAACCTGTCCCTGCTTGAGACCAAGCACCTGGTGGAGAAGTCCCGGGGGAAGCTGACCATGATGGTCTTGAGAGACGACCGCAAGTTCCTGGTCAGCATCCCCGAGGTGGATGACAGCGCCCCCAACAGCGAGGAGGACCGCCATGGCCACAGCAGCTCTGAACTGGAGG ACATTTCAGACCTGGATACAGACATCCCCACTCGTAGAAACAGAGTGTCACGCTCCGCCACTAGAGAACGACGCACACGCAG AAGAGCTGAGCAACCTCCTCTATTAGCTAAGTCTCGTGACCAGTCCCCGGTGCGTTCAACACTGTCCCGGCCTGCTGCTAAAGCCTACCCCTCTCGCCGAG CCCCCTCAGAGTCCGAGTCTGACCGCAGTGCCTCACCCCCTCTTGTCAGGAAGGACAGCCCAGATATAGCCGACAAATACAG AACTCTTTCAGGGGTGTCCATGCTCCCCAACCCCAAAGCCTCACCTGGCGTCCTCGACTGGGCCGCCCCACGTCCTTCCCGTCCCTCCTCCGCCTTGCGAACTCGTAAAG TGGTGTCAGAGTCGGACTCGGACCGCAGTGCCTCACCACCCCCtagaagaggagagagttccaGAGTCCCAGAGGACCACTCCAGATACAGAGTGCTCCCTGACCTGACCCACCCTGGGACACTGAGCGCCTCCCCCATCTCCATTCGTCAGGATCCCCCCCGACGGGTCTCCTCTCCTGTCAAAGCCCCACCTCCAG ACTCTGAGACTGAGTCGGACAGCAGCTCCGGGCCCGCCCAGAGACAGGGCACCACCCACAGGCAGGACTCCCGGAGCAGGTACAG AGCCACTCCTTTAGTAGCTGTGGAGCCCCAAGTGGAGCCCCCCAGGTGGAAGGCTCCCAGTGTCACAATGAGCAACCATGCTAAAG GGCGCTCAGGATCAGAGTCAGAGGCAAGTTATTCATCCGTACCTCGACGGGAATTTGCAGACAGTGGAGGCTCCAGTTCCCGGGGATCCAAGAACAGTTACAG agctCTGCCTGAGATGCAGTCTTCTCCAGCTCCATTAGTGAGACAGGACCCCCCTCAACGAGGCATGACCCCCTCCAGACCAGTCTCAG ATTCCTCTGAGTCAGACCGTGCACCTTCACCCCCTCGGAGGTCTGGGAGTACCGATGTGGAGAGCAACCACAG TATTCCACGCAGAGCCAATGGAACTGTCCGCTATGGGATATCAGTGAAGAGCAACCCTCCAGCCTACT CTAAGACAGAGGAACCCCTCTACTCCTTACCTCCAGACTCCATCCCCACACCTAACTTGGG ATACAGCTCCGATCTGAACACAGTGTCGTTTGTGAAGGAGGGCAGCGTAGGCCTGAGGCTGGTGGGGGGTAATGACGTGGGCATCTTTGTTGGGGGGGTTCAGCCCAACAGTCCTGCCCATGAGCAAGGCATGAAGGAGGGGGACCAGATCATGCAG GTGAATGGGGTGGACTTTGGTCATTTCAACCGTGAGGAAGCTGCTATGTTCCTGATCAACATAAAGAGAGGGGAGCCGGTGGACATCCGTACTCAGAACAAGATGGACA TATACAAGAAGATACTGAAGTCCAACTTGGGGGACTCGTTCTACATCCGGACCCACTTTGACAACGAGGCAGAGGGCCACAACAGCCTAGCCTTCACCAGGGGAGAGGTGTTCAGGGTGGTGGACACCATGCACAGGGGCAAGCTGGGGAAGTGGCTGGCTATACGCATGGGCAACGACCTGCACGAGCTGGACAAGGGCACCATCCCCAACCAGACCGG GGCTGAGACACTGGCCAGTATGGAGCAGGCTCAGAGggccagtggaggaggaggggatcgCCAGGTCTCAGGGCCCAGGGCAGAGTTCTGGAAACTACGGGGGCTTAGAGGGGCCAAGAAGAACGTCCGCCGGACCCGCGACGACCTGCTCCAACTCACTATCCAGGGCAAATTCCCAGCGTACGAGAGAGTTCTGCTCAGAGAAG CTAATTTCAAACGGCCAATCGTCATCTTGGGTCCTCTGAATGATGTGGCCATGGAGAAGCTGGCCAGAGAGATGCCTGATGAATATGAGGTGGCAGAGATGGTTCCTCGTAGTAGTGGAGCAGACACCGCTTCTACGGTCATCAAGCTGGACACAGTCCGAAGGATTGCAGAGAAG AACAAGCACCCTCTGCTGGACATTACTCCTACTGCAGTGGAGCGTCTGAACTACATCCAGTACCACCCCATGGTGCTGTTCCTGGACCCACACAGCAGGAAGGACGTCAAGGCCATGAGGCAGAGGATGTGCCCGAACTCCAACAAGAGCTCCAGACGCCTCTACGCACAGGCCCTCAAGATGAGGAAGCACTGCGGCCATCTATtcgcag CTCGTATTGCCCTCCAGCCCAGCTCTAATGTGTGGTATGAGACTCTGAAAGACAAGATCAGACACCAGCAGGCCAAACCTGTCTGGGTCTCAGAAGTCACG ttggagggaggtggagaggaggagctggATGCGTTGGACCGGACTCATTCGGACTACCTGAGTGCTGCCAGTGACCTAGAGGACACGGATGGAGAGGCGTTTACAGATGGAGAGGTCTACACTGACAATGAGGACCTGGAGGAACCATTTGACGCCAGCAACCAGCCCCGGATATCCAGGCCCACCGCTCTGGCCCGCTCCTCAGAGCCCGCCGCCGAGTACCACAGCCCCGACCCATCCCCCGAGCCTCTGGGAGAGGTCCCACCCCTGATGCATGTGCCTGAGCCCAGGTCGACCCATCGTCCATCTGACAGCTCTCCTCACGATGTCGTCACTGATGACACCCCGTCCTATCATAGCTTTTCAGATTCGGACTTCAGCGCCATTGACCCGGCTGTTCCGACCACCCACTCGGATGAACACCCTGACTTCATAGCCCCTAACCCCAGAATCTTTGTCCCTGAGCCCCCGTCAGCCGAGCTGCTGCCAGAGAGCACCCCATCCGTCACAATGTCAGTCATAGAGAAGAAACTCCAACAG
- the LOC120054749 gene encoding tight junction protein ZO-3-like isoform X3: MEVRFREEVKPEMEELMIWEQHTITLSKDSKMGFGFAISGGRDKPNPDSGGTAVMVSDVVRNGPAMGRLFVRDQIVMVNGVSMENVYSTFTIQNLKSCGKTANITVKRPRKVQLPASTRPSRAASHSNLLDQDPPRRIRRYSDGSDQARNPDHYSARSTTSDRNETAHALPLMSGYKRLPHQDFLDKPIKTTLLKKKLTDEYGLKLGSQIFIKHMTETGLAAKEGTLQEGDLILKINGMTTENLSLLETKHLVEKSRGKLTMMVLRDDRKFLVSIPEVDDSAPNSEEDRHGHSSSELEDISDLDTDIPTRRNRVSRSATRERRTRRRAEQPPLLAKSRDQSPVRSTLSRPAAKAYPSRRAPSESESDRSASPPLVRKDSPDIADKYRTLSGVSMLPNPKASPGVLDWAAPRPSRPSSALRTRKVVSESDSDRSASPPPRRGESSRVPEDHSRYRVLPDLTHPGTLSASPISIRQDPPRRVSSPVKAPPPDSETESDSSSGPAQRQGTTHRQDSRSRYRATPLVAVEPQVEPPRWKAPSVTMSNHAKGRSGSESEASYSSVPRREFADSGGSSSRGSKNSYRALPEMQSSPAPLVRQDPPQRGMTPSRPVSDSSESDRAPSPPRRSGSTDVESNHSIPRRANGTVRYGISVKSNPPAYSKTEEPLYSLPPDSIPTPNLGYSSDLNTVSFVKEGSVGLRLVGGNDVGIFVGGVQPNSPAHEQGMKEGDQIMQVNGVDFGHFNREEAAMFLINIKRGEPVDIRTQNKMDIYKKILKSNLGDSFYIRTHFDNEAEGHNSLAFTRGEVFRVVDTMHRGKLGKWLAIRMGNDLHELDKGTIPNQTGAETLASMEQAQRASGGGGDRQVSGPRAEFWKLRGLRGAKKNVRRTRDDLLQLTIQGKFPAYERVLLREANFKRPIVILGPLNDVAMEKLAREMPDEYEVAEMVPRSSGADTASTVIKLDTVRRIAEKNKHPLLDITPTAVERLNYIQYHPMVLFLDPHSRKDVKAMRQRMCPNSNKSSRRLYAQALKMRKHCGHLFAARIALQPSSNVWYETLKDKIRHQQAKPVWVSEVTLEGGGEEELDALDRTHSDYLSAASDLEDTDGEAFTDGEVYTDNEDLEEPFDASNQPRISRPTALARSSEPAAEYHSPDPSPEPLGEVPPLMHVPEPRSTHRPSDSSPHDVVTDDTPSYHSFSDSDFSAIDPAVPTTHSDEHPDFIAPNPRIFVPEPPSAELLPESTPSVTMSVIEKKLQQTHMAEPQERKASPSFIVLAHHQAVQTRRTQIRGSDSSDDNGETEDFEWGPATEL, from the exons ATGGAAGTGAGGTTCAGAGAAGAAGTG AAACCAGAGATGGAAGAATTAATGATATGGGAGCAGCATACTATAACACTAAGCAAA GATTCCAAGATGGGGTTTGGCTTTGCGATATCAGGGGGCAGAGACAAGCCGAACCCAGACTCAGGGGGCACAGCTGTGATGGTTTCAGATGTGGTGCGGAACGGACCCGCTATGGGACGGCTGTT CGTCAGAGATCAGATCGTCATGGTCAATGGAGTGTCCATGGAGAATGTCTACTCTACCTTCACCATCCAGAACCTTAAGTCATGTGGCAAAACAGCCAACATA acagtgAAGCGTCCTCGTAAGGTCCAGCTCCCAGCCAGCACCAGACCGTCGCGTGCCGCCTCCCACTCCAACCTGCTGGATCAGGACCCCCCACGGAGGATCCGACGCTACTCTGATGGCTCCGACCAGGCCCGCAACCCTGACCACTACAGCGCCCGTAGCACTACCTCCGATCGCAACGAGACCGCTCACGCCCTGCCACTTATGTCGGGGTACAAACGGCTGCCACACCAGGACTTCCTAGACAAGCCAATCAAAACCACCCTGCTGAAGAAGAAACTCACAGATG AGTATGGACTGAAGTTGGGAAGCCAAATCTTCATCAAACACATGACTGAGACGGGTCTGGCTGCCAAGGAGGGCACTCTGCAGGAGGGAGACCTCATTCTCAAG ATCAATGGCATGACAACAGAGAACCTGTCCCTGCTTGAGACCAAGCACCTGGTGGAGAAGTCCCGGGGGAAGCTGACCATGATGGTCTTGAGAGACGACCGCAAGTTCCTGGTCAGCATCCCCGAGGTGGATGACAGCGCCCCCAACAGCGAGGAGGACCGCCATGGCCACAGCAGCTCTGAACTGGAGG ACATTTCAGACCTGGATACAGACATCCCCACTCGTAGAAACAGAGTGTCACGCTCCGCCACTAGAGAACGACGCACACGCAG AAGAGCTGAGCAACCTCCTCTATTAGCTAAGTCTCGTGACCAGTCCCCGGTGCGTTCAACACTGTCCCGGCCTGCTGCTAAAGCCTACCCCTCTCGCCGAG CCCCCTCAGAGTCCGAGTCTGACCGCAGTGCCTCACCCCCTCTTGTCAGGAAGGACAGCCCAGATATAGCCGACAAATACAG AACTCTTTCAGGGGTGTCCATGCTCCCCAACCCCAAAGCCTCACCTGGCGTCCTCGACTGGGCCGCCCCACGTCCTTCCCGTCCCTCCTCCGCCTTGCGAACTCGTAAAG TGGTGTCAGAGTCGGACTCGGACCGCAGTGCCTCACCACCCCCtagaagaggagagagttccaGAGTCCCAGAGGACCACTCCAGATACAGAGTGCTCCCTGACCTGACCCACCCTGGGACACTGAGCGCCTCCCCCATCTCCATTCGTCAGGATCCCCCCCGACGGGTCTCCTCTCCTGTCAAAGCCCCACCTCCAG ACTCTGAGACTGAGTCGGACAGCAGCTCCGGGCCCGCCCAGAGACAGGGCACCACCCACAGGCAGGACTCCCGGAGCAGGTACAG AGCCACTCCTTTAGTAGCTGTGGAGCCCCAAGTGGAGCCCCCCAGGTGGAAGGCTCCCAGTGTCACAATGAGCAACCATGCTAAAG GGCGCTCAGGATCAGAGTCAGAGGCAAGTTATTCATCCGTACCTCGACGGGAATTTGCAGACAGTGGAGGCTCCAGTTCCCGGGGATCCAAGAACAGTTACAG agctCTGCCTGAGATGCAGTCTTCTCCAGCTCCATTAGTGAGACAGGACCCCCCTCAACGAGGCATGACCCCCTCCAGACCAGTCTCAG ATTCCTCTGAGTCAGACCGTGCACCTTCACCCCCTCGGAGGTCTGGGAGTACCGATGTGGAGAGCAACCACAG TATTCCACGCAGAGCCAATGGAACTGTCCGCTATGGGATATCAGTGAAGAGCAACCCTCCAGCCTACT CTAAGACAGAGGAACCCCTCTACTCCTTACCTCCAGACTCCATCCCCACACCTAACTTGGG ATACAGCTCCGATCTGAACACAGTGTCGTTTGTGAAGGAGGGCAGCGTAGGCCTGAGGCTGGTGGGGGGTAATGACGTGGGCATCTTTGTTGGGGGGGTTCAGCCCAACAGTCCTGCCCATGAGCAAGGCATGAAGGAGGGGGACCAGATCATGCAG GTGAATGGGGTGGACTTTGGTCATTTCAACCGTGAGGAAGCTGCTATGTTCCTGATCAACATAAAGAGAGGGGAGCCGGTGGACATCCGTACTCAGAACAAGATGGACA TATACAAGAAGATACTGAAGTCCAACTTGGGGGACTCGTTCTACATCCGGACCCACTTTGACAACGAGGCAGAGGGCCACAACAGCCTAGCCTTCACCAGGGGAGAGGTGTTCAGGGTGGTGGACACCATGCACAGGGGCAAGCTGGGGAAGTGGCTGGCTATACGCATGGGCAACGACCTGCACGAGCTGGACAAGGGCACCATCCCCAACCAGACCGG GGCTGAGACACTGGCCAGTATGGAGCAGGCTCAGAGggccagtggaggaggaggggatcgCCAGGTCTCAGGGCCCAGGGCAGAGTTCTGGAAACTACGGGGGCTTAGAGGGGCCAAGAAGAACGTCCGCCGGACCCGCGACGACCTGCTCCAACTCACTATCCAGGGCAAATTCCCAGCGTACGAGAGAGTTCTGCTCAGAGAAG CTAATTTCAAACGGCCAATCGTCATCTTGGGTCCTCTGAATGATGTGGCCATGGAGAAGCTGGCCAGAGAGATGCCTGATGAATATGAGGTGGCAGAGATGGTTCCTCGTAGTAGTGGAGCAGACACCGCTTCTACGGTCATCAAGCTGGACACAGTCCGAAGGATTGCAGAGAAG AACAAGCACCCTCTGCTGGACATTACTCCTACTGCAGTGGAGCGTCTGAACTACATCCAGTACCACCCCATGGTGCTGTTCCTGGACCCACACAGCAGGAAGGACGTCAAGGCCATGAGGCAGAGGATGTGCCCGAACTCCAACAAGAGCTCCAGACGCCTCTACGCACAGGCCCTCAAGATGAGGAAGCACTGCGGCCATCTATtcgcag CTCGTATTGCCCTCCAGCCCAGCTCTAATGTGTGGTATGAGACTCTGAAAGACAAGATCAGACACCAGCAGGCCAAACCTGTCTGGGTCTCAGAAGTCACG ttggagggaggtggagaggaggagctggATGCGTTGGACCGGACTCATTCGGACTACCTGAGTGCTGCCAGTGACCTAGAGGACACGGATGGAGAGGCGTTTACAGATGGAGAGGTCTACACTGACAATGAGGACCTGGAGGAACCATTTGACGCCAGCAACCAGCCCCGGATATCCAGGCCCACCGCTCTGGCCCGCTCCTCAGAGCCCGCCGCCGAGTACCACAGCCCCGACCCATCCCCCGAGCCTCTGGGAGAGGTCCCACCCCTGATGCATGTGCCTGAGCCCAGGTCGACCCATCGTCCATCTGACAGCTCTCCTCACGATGTCGTCACTGATGACACCCCGTCCTATCATAGCTTTTCAGATTCGGACTTCAGCGCCATTGACCCGGCTGTTCCGACCACCCACTCGGATGAACACCCTGACTTCATAGCCCCTAACCCCAGAATCTTTGTCCCTGAGCCCCCGTCAGCCGAGCTGCTGCCAGAGAGCACCCCATCCGTCACAATGTCAGTCATAGAGAAGAAACTCCAACAG